A stretch of DNA from Spirosoma endbachense:
CTTAGTGACTTGAAAATCCGGGCGGGTTGGGGCCAGAATGGGAATGATAATGTAGGAAATTACAATGCGTATACGACCTACCGTGCGGCCGGAGCTGAGTCGTACTATAATATTTCAGGAACCAGCAGCACCAAATCCGACGCCGGTCTTCATATCTACTCGCTGGGTAATCCAGCCGGGCAGTGGGAATCGTCTACGACCACAAATCTGGGATTAGACGTTGTGCTCTTTAATAATAAGTTTGAAGCGAACCTGGATATCTACAACCGTCGGACTACGAATATGCTCTACCCCGACTCCCGGCCCGATACCTGGGGAGCCGTTGTGCTGCCATCCATTAACGTCGGTGAAATGCGCAACAACGGGGTTGATCTGATCTTGAGTTATCGGAACCGCATTGGTAAAGATCTGAATTTCAATATCGGGGCCAATTTATCCCACTATAAAAACACGGTGGTTCGGCTGAATGGCAATCCGAACGAAATTCGGTACGGAAATACGTTGCAGAATGACGTTTATACGGCTACTACTGCTGGACAACCGATCTCCTCTTTTTATGGCTATATCGTCGATGGCATCTTCAATACACAGGAAGAAGTCAGTGCTGCTCCCAAGTACAATCCAGATATTAATGGCCGGGATACCTACAGCCGACCAGGGGTATTCAAATTCAGAGATGTGAATGGCGACGGAAAAGTTACCACAGCCGACCGGACCTTTATTGGGTCTCCCCATCCCACGCTTTCCTACGGGTTGAACCTGAGCGTCAATTACAAGAACTGGGATATGACAATGTTTTTCCAGGGGATAACCGGCAACCAGGTGGTAAATTATTTCAATCGTGAACTACTCTTTACCCGGAACGAAGGCAACTATTTGAAGAGCCGTTTGTACGAGTCCTGGACCCCGGAGCGCTTTGCCAATGGCGATAAAATTACGCTGCCCATCACGCTTACCGATGATGGAAACATGCAAAAACCGTCTACATTCTTTGTCGAAAGTGGTGCCTATCTGCGCATGAAGGATTTTCAGATTGGCTACGCTCTACCCGCCGAACTGACCAGGAAGCTTCACGTTGACCGATTGAGAGTTTACTTCCAATCGACCAATTTATTTACCGTTACCAAGTATTCAGGACTGAATCCCGAGGTTACCGAACCCAACGATGGCAATAAAGGCGTTGATACGACTGTTTATCCCACTCCCCAGATTTTCATGATGGGCCTGAACCTGAATTTCTAATTCCCTAAACCGAACAGACATGAAAAACAAGCTATATTTTACCCTGACGATCCTATCGGTCCTGCTGCTTTCCTGCACGGGGGAATTTTTAGAGATCAAACCAAAAGGACAAACGTTTTTTGATGCTCTACCCAACAAACAGGGCATCAATCTCCTGCTCACGGGTGCATATGCGGATATCGACGGCGTAAACGGGACCGTTGGTGATGGCTGGGCCAGTGGGGTTACCAACTGGGTCTTTGGGGGCGTATCCTCCGACGATGCCTATAAAGGGTCGAACGCGGGCGATCAAAATGCCATCAATGCTGTCGAAGGCTTTTTTGCTGATGCTCAGAATCTGTACGTAGCACAGCACTGGACGCCCCTCTATGACGGAGTCGTTCGAACCAATGACGTGCTGAAAGCGCTCAAACTGGCGACCGACATGACGGATGCTGAAAAAAAGCTGATTGAAGGTCAGGCACGGTTTCTACGAGCCCACTATTACATGGAACTGACCAAAGTCCATGGTAAAGTCCCGTATATCGATGAAACTACCACGAATCCAACGATTGTGCCAAACGACCATATCCTTTGGCCGGAAATGGAGGCTGACTTGAAGATGGCGGCTGATGCATTGCCGTCCCGCTGGTCCGATAAGGGACGGGCGACCAAATGGGCCGCTAAAACCTACTTAGCACGGGTCTATATGTTCCAGAAAAAATTCCAGCTGGCCAAAGACCTGCTCCAGGACGTATACACTAATGGTGGGTTTAGCTTAATGCCTAGCTATGAGCAGAATTACATGATCAAAACCATCAATAATGCGGAGTCAATTTTTGAGATTCAATACGCTGTCAATGATGGTTTTCCGAATTCGCCAAACGCGGGGCTCAGCGAATCCATATGCGGTCCACATTTTATTGGCTCCAGCGGCTTTTATCTGCCGACCCACAGCCTGGTTAGCGCCTATCGGGTAGGAGCAGATGGACTGCCTTTGCTGGACGATACCTATTCGGACGATGATATATTACCCTATTCAACCACTGGAGCCTCCGTATTATACAAAGGCCCCGTCGATCCTCGCCTGGATCATACGGTCGGTCGGCCTGGTGTGCCCTTTCTGGATTGGGGTATCCACCAGGGAAATTCCTGGATTCGGGACCCAAGTAATGCCGGTCCGTACAACAATAAGAAAAACATGTTTTTAAAATCGGAACAGGGCGCGTTATCGAATACTACCGGGGTGCGGGTATTTCCCAACGCCAATAACTACCGGATGTTCAAACTAAGCAATGTCATTGTTTGGCTGGCCGAATGTGAAGCGGAAGTCGGCTCGCTACAGACAGCCACAACATTGGTTAACCTGATCCGTAACCGGGCTAAAAACTCCAATGTCGTTCGGTTT
This window harbors:
- a CDS encoding RagB/SusD family nutrient uptake outer membrane protein; translation: MKNKLYFTLTILSVLLLSCTGEFLEIKPKGQTFFDALPNKQGINLLLTGAYADIDGVNGTVGDGWASGVTNWVFGGVSSDDAYKGSNAGDQNAINAVEGFFADAQNLYVAQHWTPLYDGVVRTNDVLKALKLATDMTDAEKKLIEGQARFLRAHYYMELTKVHGKVPYIDETTTNPTIVPNDHILWPEMEADLKMAADALPSRWSDKGRATKWAAKTYLARVYMFQKKFQLAKDLLQDVYTNGGFSLMPSYEQNYMIKTINNAESIFEIQYAVNDGFPNSPNAGLSESICGPHFIGSSGFYLPTHSLVSAYRVGADGLPLLDDTYSDDDILPYSTTGASVLYKGPVDPRLDHTVGRPGVPFLDWGIHQGNSWIRDPSNAGPYNNKKNMFLKSEQGALSNTTGVRVFPNANNYRMFKLSNVIVWLAECEAEVGSLQTATTLVNLIRNRAKNSNVVRFADGTPAANYKVEPYPTTFPDKAYALKAVRYENRLEFAMEGIRFFELVRWGTVGPVMNNYLTVEGTRLPYNKGKVFNVGQHEVWPIPQRQIDISVKDGKSVLTQNPGY